The Deltaproteobacteria bacterium genome contains the following window.
CCGCGCGGTGGGGCGCGGCCCCGGCAACCGTGCGGTGATGCTCGTGCCATACGATCCGCGCGGCGAAATCCGCCCCGCGGCGATCGAGGCGCGAACCACCGCAGTCGAGTGGATCGAGTACCAGCCGCCCGGCGGCCGGCCGGATCTGTTCACGCAGTGGTGCCTGGACCTGGCCGCGATCGACGCCGCGCGGCCCAGCGATCGGCCGGTGCGGGTGTGCTTCGCGCACGGGGGTGCGGCGTGAAGGCGGGCGCGACGGCCACCGTCGCCGCGGCGGTCGCGACCGTCGCCGCTGCCGTCGTGGCGGCGCCCGGCGGCGCGGTCGCGGGGCCGTGCGGCGGCTCGTCGGGCGGCGGCTCGTCGGGCGGCGGCTCGTCGGGCGGCGGCTCGTCGGGCGGCGGCTCGTCGGGCGGCGGCGACCAGAGCGCACCGCCGCCGTGCGTCGACGCGAGCAGCGTCGTGGGGCGCCGGACCTGCACTCCGTTCGCGGCGTGGGACGTGTCGCGCGTACCGCGCCTGGCCGTTGCCGTCGGAACCTCTGTGCGCGCGCTGGCGCCGGGCACGTTCAGCGGTGCGGCCGAACACGACCGCGCCCTTCCGTACACCGCGCGCCTCGCGCCCGACGCCGGCCGCGCCGCCGGCGGCGCCGTCGACCTTCGCGTCACGGGTCGCGTCGGCGACCGCGCCTTCGCGGGAGTAGAATCGAGCATCGGCGGAGTCGGCGTGCGGTCGCCGCGGATCGCCGCGGCGCCGTCCCAGCAGCTCGACCCGGCCGACACGGCGCTATTCGTGCAGGCCGGAGCGATTGTAGGAGCAACGATCGGTGTCGGCCCGGTGGACGTCAGCGCCGAGGCGCTCGTCGGCGCCCGCTGGCTCGGCCTGTCGATGACGAGCCGCTACGGCGCCTGCGTCACGACATCCACCGCGTGGGCGCGCGCTCCGGTGGTGGAAACCCGCGCAGTAGTGGCGGCCTGGCTGCGCCCGTGGACGCGCGCCGGCGTGTGGATCGGCACCGACGTGTTGGCCGACGGCGCGATCGCGGCCGGCGTCACCTTGTCCGGCCACCTGCGCGCGTTCGACGCCAGTCGGTGACGCGAGCGCGGCCGGCGCGCCCCGCGCGCGCGCGGCCCGCCTCCACCGCGCCGGCGCCACGGCCCGACGGCTTCGACTACTTCCAGGTCAGGTCGAACGTCGCCGCGCCGCGTGCCCCGACGGTGACCGTGCCGGTCTTGCTGCCGAGCGTCTCGTGCCAGACCTTCACCTTGTAGGTTCCCGGCGGGACGCCGTCGATATGAAACGACCCGTCCTCGCCGGTGACGGCGTGATACGGGTGGTCGAACACGACCACGTACGCGGACATCCACGTGTGGCCCGCGTCGCACTTGACGCGGACGACGCCGACCTCGTCGAGCGGGCGCTGAAATCGCATGCCCTTGGTCGGTTGCGCGACGTTGAACATCGTCTCCTCGCCGTGAAACGCATGGACGTTGTGCAGCACCGCGTCGCTGTTGGTGACCACCAGCGTCGCGCCGACCGCCGCCGTCTGCACGTGCGGCCGGTACACGCAGCCCTGCTGGTCCACCGTCACCGTCGCCGGCTTCGCGGCCCCCTTGGCGCCCTCGATCGACACGACCGCGTTGGCGAGTCCGCCCGCGGCGCCGACTCGGAGCGACTCGTCGTAGATCGGCTGCTTGCCGCACACGTGGGCGTCCTGGCGCACGGCCACCTTGGCGGGCGCGGGCGCGGTGCCGGCGTAGCGAATCGTGCCCCGAACGGTGCCGGCGTGCGCGGCGCCCGCACCGGCGGCGACCAGCGCGGCGGCGGCAATCGACAGGTACGGCTGCGACATGCGGGTACTCCTCGGCGTTGGACGCCCTCGATTCGAGCCGATTCAGCGCCGGGGCGCAACCGCCGGCGGACGGAAGCCGCGCGGACCGCCGGCGCGACGGCCAGCCGCGGTCCTGCAGGGTACTCGGGCGACCGGCGGCGGGGACCGAGCCCCCGGTCGCATGCATGCGATCGCTTTGTCTTCGATACCTTGCGGTCGAAACGCCTTGTGCACGGGGCTTGCAGTAGGGGCACGCATGGACATCGCCGCCGCCGGATCGACCGACGCCGAGGGGCCGGAGCGCATCGGCCGCTACGAGGTCATCCGGCGGATGGCCGTCGGCGGAATGGCCGAGATCTTTCTGGCCCGCGCGACCGGCATCGAAGGCTTCGAAAAGCGCGTCGTCGTCAAGCGCATCCTGCCCCACCTGGCCGACAGCCCCGAGTTCGTGTCGATGTTCCTCGACGAGGCGCGGCTGGCCGCGACTCTCCACCACGCGAACATCGCCCAGGTCTACGACATCGGCATCGACGGCGACAGCTACTTCTTCGCGATGGAGTACATCGAGGGCAAGGACGTGCGCCACGTTCGCAAGCGACTGCGCCGGCGGGGCGAGTCGCTGCCGCTGCCGCACGCGCTGCACATCGCACTCGGCGTGGCCGCCGGGCTGCACGCGGCGCACGAGCGGCGCGGCCACGACGGCCGGCCGTTGCACATCGTTCATCGCGACGTGTCGCCGTCCAACGTGCTGGTCACGTTCGACGGCGGCGTCAAGCTGATCGACTTCGGCATTGCCAAGGCGGCGCAGCGCACGACCCACACGCGCACCGGCGTGCTCAAGGGCAAGTCGGCGTACATGTCGCCCGAGCAATGGCTCGGCGAGCCGGTCGACCGGCGCAGCGACGTGTTCGCGCTCGGAATTTTGCTGTACGAGCTCACGGTCGGCCACCGCCTGTTCAAGAAGGGCGCGGAATACGAGGTGATGCGCGCGTTCGTCAAGGGCCGGTCGCCGCTGGCGCACGCGTTTCCGGACGGCTATCCGGCCCAGCTGGAGCGGATCGTGCGACGCGCGCTCGCGCGGTTTCCCGAGGAGCGCTATCCGACCGCGGCGGCGATGCACGCCGACCTCGAGCGGTTTGCCTACGACGAGCGATTGCACGTATCGCCGTTCGCGCTGGGCGAGTTCCTCCAGCGGCTGTTTCCCGACGAGGGACCCATGGCCGACGGCGCGCGTCCTCAGTCGGTGCTCGCGCCCGACAGCGGCCCGGTCATCCAGCGGCGGCGCCCGATCTCGCCGGCACCCGAGCCGCGCGCGCATACGCTGCGCGGCACCGGCGAAGTGAGCTCCGCCGAGCTGACCTGCGGCGAGTTCGAGATCGTCGAGGGGACCGAGTTCCGCGCGCTGTCGCCGTTCGACATGTCGGCCGACGATGT
Protein-coding sequences here:
- a CDS encoding serine/threonine protein kinase → MDIAAAGSTDAEGPERIGRYEVIRRMAVGGMAEIFLARATGIEGFEKRVVVKRILPHLADSPEFVSMFLDEARLAATLHHANIAQVYDIGIDGDSYFFAMEYIEGKDVRHVRKRLRRRGESLPLPHALHIALGVAAGLHAAHERRGHDGRPLHIVHRDVSPSNVLVTFDGGVKLIDFGIAKAAQRTTHTRTGVLKGKSAYMSPEQWLGEPVDRRSDVFALGILLYELTVGHRLFKKGAEYEVMRAFVKGRSPLAHAFPDGYPAQLERIVRRALARFPEERYPTAAAMHADLERFAYDERLHVSPFALGEFLQRLFPDEGPMADGARPQSVLAPDSGPVIQRRRPISPAPEPRAHTLRGTGEVSSAELTCGEFEIVEGTEFRALSPFDMSADDVALGPVHVADGGDWSALEQPAGEITTPARPGSESSTMATLPRTRVDVPATRVGPQPEPDGVPATRVGPRPETHDVPAPRVLAARPPSRARRVAVALVAAAAIAGGWWTLDQVARRRAAAPVARPDATAPAGDATARTGAPEPPAAAFAARPRRSALPAPGATAPAEQAAAGGAAEGHATARAAEVHATATRSRRPRPHRRRAAVPRKRTGTAPASVPAVADVPNRDRAAAEATSPAARLAGVRAASARAAEATA